In the Gossypium arboreum isolate Shixiya-1 chromosome 10, ASM2569848v2, whole genome shotgun sequence genome, one interval contains:
- the LOC108489474 gene encoding uncharacterized protein LOC108489474 — MSRRQLYFGIQRNERYYVLPNSYIIFVYSIYYIRNNNFIMSNHEQVGTTSRQKQKFTHVAGLKSFACVADDEELSFGQKVGRLQLFDITYRKKDGSLMTTEAAEIMLTAIHVFEESGSS; from the exons ATGTCTCGCCGGCAGTtatattttggaattcaaagaaatgagaggtattacgtacttccaaactcttatattatttttgtttatagtatttactatatacgtaataataatttcataatgtcGAATCATGAGCAAGTTGGAACTACAagtaggcaaaaacaaaaattcacgcacgtAGCCGGGTtgaaaagttttgcttgtgtagctgatgatgag gaactgTCGtttggtcaaaaagttggacgccttcagctttttgacattacatatagaaagaaagatggatctcttaTGACTACTGAAGctgcagaaattatg ctcACAGCAATACATGTCTTTGAGGAATCAGGCTCAAGTTAA